TATCCTGGCTGTTTCAGGGGCTTCCGGCTTGATTTATGCTGTCCGAGCTCTGAAATATCTCCTGCAAGCCCATTACACGATCGAGCTGGTGGCTTCCAAAGCTGCATTCATGGTCTGGCAGGCGGAGCAAAATCTGCGACTGCCCGTTGAACCGGCCCAGCAGGAGCAGTTCTGGCGGCTCCAGGCTGGTGTCGAGCAGGCAGGAACTTTGATCTGCCATCCCTGGGGGGACGTGGGGGCGACGATCGCCAGCGGCTCCTTTCGTACCCTGGGCATGCTGGTCATCCCTTGCAGCATGAGTACCGTGGCGAAACTGGCTACCGGACTGAGTTCAGATTTGCTAGAGCGGGCTGCTGATGTCCAATTGAAAGAGGGACGGCGGCTGGTGCTGGTGCCCCGTGAGACGCCCTTTAGCCTGATTCACCTGCGTAACCTGACAGCCCTGGCTGAGGCGGGAGCCCGGATTGTGCCCGCCATTCCAGCCTGGTATCACCAGCCTCAAACGATCGAGGACCTGGTGGATTTTGTTGTCGCTCGAGCCCTGGATCAACTGGACATTGACTGTGTGCCCCTAAACCGCTGGCAGGGATATTAGGGATACTGCAAACCGCTAACAGGCCGGGACCATGCAGACGGTTGCGTTCATGGGATAAGCTGAAGAGGTGTTGCATCCAACCTCTCTTCAGTCAGGCATACGATGAAGACTCACTTTGAATCGGTATGGCTATGGTGCGCCTGATTCTTTTCCTCCTGATTTTGATTGGTTTGACCCTGTTTACCCTGCAGAACTGGTCATTCTCTCTGCCATTAGTTTTTTTGGGGCTCCAGTCTCAGTCCTTGCCGCTGGCAGTCTGGGTGTTGGCTGCGATCGCAGCCGGTGCCACAACGACCTTGATCCTGTCTCTGTTGCTCCGGGTTTCGACCTATTTTTCCCTGGGACCGGTCAAACGGAAGGTCCGTTGGCGGGGGGACGATCGGCCCTCCCCAGGTTTCCGTTCCCGTGCACCTCAGCCTTCGTCTCCACCGGCTGACTCATCTCCCCCTCGCAGCCAGGTTGACTCAGAGGCCGCAACCTCCGATCGGGCCAGGGTTGTGGATCGAACCGGCGCGGATGAGGACTATTTCGATGAAGATCTGATCGACGAGGAGGATGACTTTGTCGATCAGATGGACCCTGCACCCCGGCGCTCCTCCCCGCGCTCTCCTCATCAGACAACTGCCAAACCACGGGTAGCTGCCAAACCCAGGGATGACTCTGGCTACTCCTATAGCTATCGTGATCCGGCCAACTTTGGTGCAGGCCGCCGTGAGGCGGTTTATGATGCAGAGTATCGGGTGATTGTCCCTCCCCACAATGTGCGCGAAGACTCTATACCGAAGCCGCCCCCCAGCTATAGTCCTCCCCCACCACCCCAGCGGACGGCCTCCAGTGATGAGGAAGACTGGGGGTTCGACTTTGACGACAATGAGGAATTTGTGGACGAAGAGCCTAATCGACGTTCCCACTGATTGCTGGCTTTCCGCTTGGAAATCATTCCGTTGGGTGAGTCTGATACAGGAGCCCGGTTCGGCATAATAGGCATAGCCCGACTGTCATTGCCAGGAGTAGAGAGGCGCACAGTTGGAGGATAGATGGCGTTCTGGAGCTTTAGTTTTACCCCCCGGCCCCAGATTAAATGTGTTAGCTTAAATGAGGTTTCTTTAAGATTCTTAACAGAAAGGGGCATTTTTCCGAGAGGGCTGGGCTGGAAATTCCTCTGTGGAAATGATGTTTCCATAACTTCTGTCTTCACAACTTAAGGGACAGCTTAAGTAACAGCCGTACTGGATGGGATGTTCCGTCAAAGGAGTAGGGTGATGCAATTTCCCCTGATTGGCAAAAAACTAGAGCAGCCCACTCCCCTGGTCTTTGGGATTGCAGCTACGGTCCTTGTAGGGACAACTGCTGCTATCACCTATACCCTGGTTCAAAAGCAGGCTCCACTGCCGAATGTAGCTGAGATTACGACCCCAGTAACCTTGCAGGATCTGCCGATCGGAATTGCGGCCAGTGGGGTGATCACCCCAGTGCAGACAGTTAATGTCAGCCCTAAAGTGGCAGGGCGAGTGGCCCAGTTATCGGTGGAACAGGGCGATCGGGTTCGCAAGGGGCAGGTGATTGCCCGCATGGAGGCCAGGGAACTGGAAGCTCAGTTAAATCAACTGAGGGCGACCGTAGATCGGGCTCAGGCCCGCTTGCAATTACTCCAGAATGGGGCAAGGGTGGAGGAAGTTGCCCAGGCCGAGTCGGCGGTAAACCAGGCAGAAGCTCAGGTGGAGCAGGCTCGTTCGCGGCTGATTTTGGCTGCCCAGCGCATCAATCGCTATCAGAATTTGTATACGGAAGGGGCGATTTCCCGCGATCGGCTAGATGAGATCCGTAACGAGTCCCAGACGGCTCAGGGCAGTCTGGAGCAGGCTCAGTCTAGAGTCAACGAGCTGCGCCAGCGATTGCAGCAACTCCGTAATGGTAATCGCCCGGAAGAGATTGCCCAGGCTGAAGCGGATGTGGCCGAAGCCCAGGGAAGGCTTCAGGCGGTGGAAGCTCAGTATGATGATACCTTTGTCCGGGCTCCTTTTGATGGCATTGTCACCCAGAAATATGCCACGGAAGGGGCTTTTGTCACGCCAACCACCTCTGCTTCTGGGGCTGCCTCAGCAACCTCTTCCACAGTTGTAGCGGTGGCGAATGGATTGGAAGTGCTGGCGGAAGTGCCAGAGGTCAGTATTAGCCAGGTAAAACTGGGTCAGAAAGTTAATATTACAGCCGATGCCTATCCTGACCAGGTGTTTGAGGGCCGGGTGCGGTTGATTGCTCCAGAAGCCGTGAAAACTCAGAACGTCACCTCCTTTCAGGTGCGGGTGGCCGTGGTGACAGGCAAGACCCAATTGCGCTCTGGAATGAATGTGAATTTGTCGTTCCAGGGGGAAACGCTGGCCAATGTACTGGCGGTGCCCACGGCCACGATCGTCACCTGTCGGGGAGAAAAGGGGGTGCTGGTGCCTGATGATCGCAACCGGGCGAAATTCCAACCGGTGGTGGTTGGCGTAACCAGTGGGAAGCAAACCCAGATTTTGCAGGGGCTCAAATCCGGCCAACCGGTGTTTACTGAGTTGCCGAAGGGTCAAACTCTGGCGGATATCAAGGCCTGTAAACCCGAAAAGTAGTATTGCGATGCATAGGCTGATCAGGAGATTAGAGTATGGACCTGGTTGAAAGCGTCAAGATGGCAACCACGACCCTGGCTGCGAATAAATTGCGCAGTGCCCTGACGATGCTGGGAATTATTATTGGCAATGCCTCGGTGATTGCTATGGTGGGGATTGGTCAGGGGGCACAGCGCTATGCAGCTAGCCAATTTGAGTCCTTAGGTCCGAACGTACTTTTTGTGATTCCTGGGACGGATAGTGCCCGCAACCGCACCTTTGAGATCCCGAAAACTCTGGTGCTGGCTGATGCCGACGCGATCGCCACTCAGGTTCCTACGGTGCGCGAGGTGGCTCCCCAGATCCAGCGCCAACTGACGGTGGCCTATCGGGGGCGATCGAAAAATAATCTGGAAGAGGTGAACAAGACGACCCTGGTGCTGGGAACAACGCCCAGTTTTGTGACGGTGCGCAACTTTGAAGTCGCAACTGGGCGGTTCATGACCCAGGATGATGTCAAGGAAGCCGCTCAGGTGGTGGTACTGGGTTCGGAGTTGGCCCAAAGTCTGTTTGGTAGGGACCCCAAAAAAATAGTGGGGGAGCAGTTGCGGATTAATAACCTGCCCTTTCAAGTGATTGGGGTATTGAAGGAGAAGGGAGACTTCCTGGGTAGTAGCCAGGATGATCTGGCAGTGATTCCCTGGTCTACCATGTCCAATCGGATTGTTGGACGCACCTCTCCCTATGGGATTGAGGTGACGGCTATCTCGATGTCAGCTCGGGACGAGAAGAGTGTTCCAGCAGCCGAATTCCAGGTGGCAAATCTGCTCCGGTTGCGCCATCAGATTACCCGGGAGGATGACTTTACCGTCCGCAGCCAGAAGAGTGCCCTGCAGATTATCGGCAACATTACCGGGGCCCTGACGGTGATGCTGGCTGCGATCGCCGGGATTTCTCTCCTGGTAGGAGGCATTGGCATCATGAACATCATGCTGGTGTCGGTGACCGAGCGGACCCAGGAAATTGGCCTGCGGAAAGCGATCGGAGCCTCTCAGCAAGACATCCTGATTCAGTTTATGATCGAGGCCATGATTCTTTCTGCTCTTGGGGGGCTGGTCGGGACGCTGGTTGGATCAGGTGGTGTTCTCGTGGTGGGTCTTATTTTTCCACCCCTACAGGCTGGTATTTCGGTGCCAGCCGTACTTTTAGCCGTGGGAGTATCCGGTGGCATTGGCCTGTTTTTTGGCGTGTTACCGGCCCAGCGAGCAGCACAATTAGACCCGATCGTGGCCCTGAGAACCGCCTAACCGTTAAAAATATGCCCCGTAGAACTGCGATTGTTCGCGGCTCTGCCGATTCAAAAATTGTGTTTCATTGGATTTCCCATGGCCAACATCATTATTCGGTTAGAAGATATCCAGAAAATCTACGGTGCCGGTGAAACCGAAGTTCGGGCCTTATTTGACGTTAATCTGGTTGTGGAACGGGGAGAATACTGCTCCATCATGGGGGCCTCTGGCTCTGGAAAGTCCACCATGATGAATGTGATTGGTTGCCTCGATCGACCCACTGCCGGACGCTACTACCTGGACAATGTGGACGTGGCTGGATTGGGTGATGCCGAACTGGCCCATGTCCGCAATCGCAAGCTGGGATTTGTGTTCCAACAGTTTCATCTACTACCCCAATTGACAGCCCTGGAAAATGTCATGCTGCCAATGGTTTATGCCAACGTTTCGGCAGAGGAGCGGCGGCGGCGGGCAACGGAGGCCCTGACCCAAGTGGGCCTGGAGAACCGATTGAACAACAAGCCCAGCCAGCTTTCGGGGGGGCAGCAACAGCGCGTGGCGATCGCCCGAGCGATCGTGAACCGTCCTGTATTGTTGCTGGCGGATGAACCCACTGGTGCCCTGGATACCCGGACTACGAAAGAAGTAATGGATATTTTCACAGCCCTCAATGCTGATGGGATGACGGTGGTGATTGTGACCCATGAACCAGATGTGGCTCGGTTAACCCGTCGGATTATCTGGTTTCGGGATGGGCAGATTCTCCATTCCCATTTAGCTCCTCAGGAGTTAGGTCAGGTTAGCAGTTCTTCCTGAGGTCAGTCTGGAAAGTTTTGCAAAACCTGATCGGTGGTTGGCCAAATGGGGAAAGATAGGTTCAGTAGGAACACCAGTTTCTGCAAACCTGTCATGGGTTATGGAGGCGCAATAGTATGGAGGCGCAATAGTAAGGTCATGCCCAAGAAAACGATCACGCTTGTTATAACGCTGCTGGCCGCGATCGTGCTCCTGTTTGGAGACTTTCTGCCCGCACCATTCAGCACGATCAGTAAGAATACTCGCAATACGATGAACAACTTTGTGGCTGGGCTGTTTCCGTCCTGGCGACCCAAAAGCAGGCCGAACGAGCGAACCGAAAAGGCGCTGGAGCAAGAACAGCAACAAAACACCCGCTAAGAATCTGCAGGGTGCATCATCCCAGGCGAAGCAGGAGTGAGGCTGCTTGCGCTAAACCAATCACAAATCCGAGAATGCCGCCCAAATTGACGATCGCCTGTAACTCGCTCTTGACGATCCCCTGAATCCCAGCTTCCAACTCCTGGGGAGAGGTAGATTTGACTCGATCGATAATCACCTGGTCAATATTCAGAATCGGAATTGCTTCGGCCACAATTTTTTCCAGATCTTTTTCCAGGTAGCGCTCCAGAATCAAAGCCAGTTCTTGACTCACCACTTCCAGGGAAACCTCAACGGTGACTGAACTGCTGAGCTGCCGCAGGATGAGTTCGGAGATTTTCTCCCAATCGGTGGACCCACTCAAGCCCAGGAGTAACTCCGACCCCTGGTCTTGCAGATAGGAGCGGACTGAGTCTCGCATCGTTTTGCGCAGTTGCCGGACGGTAGAAATGGGCAGACTTTGCAACGATAACTTCTGCAGAAATTCCTTCAAACGATTGCGGATTTTGAGCGATAGTAGAAGTTCGGCCAGACGAGCATTGCTGGCATCCTTTTCATCCAGGCAGTAGGTGCGCAGTCGGCTCAGAGCATTGCGCATCCCAAAGAGGTTAGCGATCACCCAGTAGGTGCCACTGGTTTTCTCCCGAAACCCTTCATCGATGATCTGGATATTTTCATCAGTGAGAAAATCGACCAGGATTTGGCGCAAGGCAT
The DNA window shown above is from Leptolyngbya sp. 'hensonii' and carries:
- a CDS encoding ABC transporter permease — its product is MDLVESVKMATTTLAANKLRSALTMLGIIIGNASVIAMVGIGQGAQRYAASQFESLGPNVLFVIPGTDSARNRTFEIPKTLVLADADAIATQVPTVREVAPQIQRQLTVAYRGRSKNNLEEVNKTTLVLGTTPSFVTVRNFEVATGRFMTQDDVKEAAQVVVLGSELAQSLFGRDPKKIVGEQLRINNLPFQVIGVLKEKGDFLGSSQDDLAVIPWSTMSNRIVGRTSPYGIEVTAISMSARDEKSVPAAEFQVANLLRLRHQITREDDFTVRSQKSALQIIGNITGALTVMLAAIAGISLLVGGIGIMNIMLVSVTERTQEIGLRKAIGASQQDILIQFMIEAMILSALGGLVGTLVGSGGVLVVGLIFPPLQAGISVPAVLLAVGVSGGIGLFFGVLPAQRAAQLDPIVALRTA
- a CDS encoding DUF445 family protein, which encodes MTAVDLSTLWLLAGPPIVGGIIGYFTNDIAIKMLFRPYKTLYIGTWQVPFTPGLIPRNQERLAKRISDTIMGSLLTPDELQTLARRLLQTERVQQGILWLLRLAIDQIRLDNNHKATTVLAGILEDLTGKSLPRLLSVLAHREDFLEAQLNQIFDQVLLEFQLNEEQAGKLSDWILQIALPPDALRQILVDFLTDENIQIIDEGFREKTSGTYWVIANLFGMRNALSRLRTYCLDEKDASNARLAELLLSLKIRNRLKEFLQKLSLQSLPISTVRQLRKTMRDSVRSYLQDQGSELLLGLSGSTDWEKISELILRQLSSSVTVEVSLEVVSQELALILERYLEKDLEKIVAEAIPILNIDQVIIDRVKSTSPQELEAGIQGIVKSELQAIVNLGGILGFVIGLAQAASLLLRLG
- a CDS encoding ABC transporter ATP-binding protein, encoding MANIIIRLEDIQKIYGAGETEVRALFDVNLVVERGEYCSIMGASGSGKSTMMNVIGCLDRPTAGRYYLDNVDVAGLGDAELAHVRNRKLGFVFQQFHLLPQLTALENVMLPMVYANVSAEERRRRATEALTQVGLENRLNNKPSQLSGGQQQRVAIARAIVNRPVLLLADEPTGALDTRTTKEVMDIFTALNADGMTVVIVTHEPDVARLTRRIIWFRDGQILHSHLAPQELGQVSSSS
- a CDS encoding efflux RND transporter periplasmic adaptor subunit; translation: MQFPLIGKKLEQPTPLVFGIAATVLVGTTAAITYTLVQKQAPLPNVAEITTPVTLQDLPIGIAASGVITPVQTVNVSPKVAGRVAQLSVEQGDRVRKGQVIARMEARELEAQLNQLRATVDRAQARLQLLQNGARVEEVAQAESAVNQAEAQVEQARSRLILAAQRINRYQNLYTEGAISRDRLDEIRNESQTAQGSLEQAQSRVNELRQRLQQLRNGNRPEEIAQAEADVAEAQGRLQAVEAQYDDTFVRAPFDGIVTQKYATEGAFVTPTTSASGAASATSSTVVAVANGLEVLAEVPEVSISQVKLGQKVNITADAYPDQVFEGRVRLIAPEAVKTQNVTSFQVRVAVVTGKTQLRSGMNVNLSFQGETLANVLAVPTATIVTCRGEKGVLVPDDRNRAKFQPVVVGVTSGKQTQILQGLKSGQPVFTELPKGQTLADIKACKPEK
- a CDS encoding flavin prenyltransferase UbiX, whose amino-acid sequence is MSNSPALPLILAVSGASGLIYAVRALKYLLQAHYTIELVASKAAFMVWQAEQNLRLPVEPAQQEQFWRLQAGVEQAGTLICHPWGDVGATIASGSFRTLGMLVIPCSMSTVAKLATGLSSDLLERAADVQLKEGRRLVLVPRETPFSLIHLRNLTALAEAGARIVPAIPAWYHQPQTIEDLVDFVVARALDQLDIDCVPLNRWQGY